A section of the Desulfomicrobium escambiense DSM 10707 genome encodes:
- a CDS encoding DUF1810 domain-containing protein: MHADDPFDLSRFVQAQEGVYASALAELCAGRKTSHWMWFVFPQIDGLGRSQTARFFAVKSLAEARAYLAHPVLGKRLRECTSAVLAVADRTASEIFGYPDEIKFRSSMTLFERADSDCALFSDALNRFFGGGRDPMTLEILAGIGS; the protein is encoded by the coding sequence TCGTGCAGGCCCAGGAAGGCGTTTACGCCTCCGCCCTGGCCGAACTTTGCGCCGGGCGCAAGACTTCTCACTGGATGTGGTTCGTTTTCCCGCAGATCGACGGCCTAGGCCGCAGCCAGACGGCCCGGTTCTTCGCCGTGAAGAGCCTGGCCGAGGCCCGGGCGTACCTGGCGCACCCGGTCCTGGGAAAACGTCTGCGCGAATGCACTTCCGCCGTGCTGGCCGTCGCCGACCGCACGGCATCCGAAATTTTCGGTTACCCGGATGAGATCAAGTTCCGTTCCTCCATGACCCTGTTCGAACGGGCGGATTCGGACTGCGCCCTCTTTTCCGACGCCCTGAACAGGTTTTTCGGAGGCGGACGGGACCCGATGACGCTGGAAATACTGGCAGGCATCGGTTCCTGA